One Fibrobacter sp. UWH4 genomic region harbors:
- the glgA gene encoding glycogen synthase: MNAAILTNEFPPEIYGGAGIHVKFLTQELAKLCHIEARCFGVQNVDENNIHALGFSRKLGLNPEDDRFQKIFKPLDIDLQWAASLKDIDVIHCHTWYSHFGGVLASRLLQCPLILTTHSLEPHRPWKAEQLGDGGYAMSCWIERTAYEAADGVIAVSEGMKRDVMKLYGVPEDRVKVIYNGIDPDFYAPTFDEKILTKWGVDPKRPYVLFVGRITRQKGISQLIQAIPQIDKSAQVVLCAGAPDTIELADECKALIEEVQKTRDGVVWIQEAVPHEELRVLYSHATVFATPSLYEPFGIINLEAMSCGTPVVGSAVGGIPEIIVDGETGFLVPLKAKSETDFEPADPKAFQTDFANKLNKILENPELAKKMGEVSRKRAIDVFSWKSIAQQTFDFYQECIDRYKREGKR, translated from the coding sequence ATGAACGCTGCAATTTTGACGAACGAATTCCCGCCTGAAATTTATGGCGGTGCCGGTATCCACGTGAAGTTCCTGACGCAGGAACTTGCAAAGCTTTGCCACATCGAGGCGCGCTGCTTTGGAGTTCAGAACGTGGACGAAAACAATATCCACGCGCTCGGCTTTTCGCGCAAGCTCGGGCTCAACCCCGAAGACGACCGCTTCCAGAAAATTTTCAAGCCGCTTGATATCGACCTCCAGTGGGCGGCTTCGCTCAAGGATATCGACGTGATTCATTGCCATACGTGGTACAGCCACTTTGGCGGCGTGCTCGCTAGCCGTCTTCTGCAGTGCCCGTTGATTTTGACGACGCATTCGCTGGAACCGCACCGTCCGTGGAAGGCGGAGCAGCTGGGTGACGGCGGTTACGCCATGAGTTGCTGGATTGAACGCACCGCTTACGAAGCTGCCGATGGCGTGATTGCCGTGAGTGAGGGCATGAAGCGCGACGTGATGAAGCTTTACGGCGTTCCCGAAGACCGCGTCAAGGTAATCTACAACGGTATCGATCCGGATTTCTATGCGCCGACTTTCGACGAAAAAATCCTTACCAAGTGGGGTGTAGACCCGAAGCGTCCTTATGTGCTGTTCGTGGGTCGCATTACGCGCCAGAAGGGCATCAGCCAGCTGATCCAGGCGATTCCGCAGATCGACAAGAGTGCCCAGGTGGTGCTCTGCGCCGGTGCCCCCGATACCATTGAACTTGCCGACGAATGTAAGGCCCTCATCGAAGAGGTACAGAAGACTCGCGACGGCGTGGTGTGGATTCAGGAAGCCGTTCCGCATGAAGAACTCCGCGTGCTTTACAGCCATGCGACCGTGTTCGCGACACCTTCCCTTTACGAACCGTTCGGCATCATCAACCTCGAAGCCATGAGCTGCGGTACTCCGGTGGTGGGTTCTGCGGTGGGCGGCATTCCCGAAATCATCGTGGACGGCGAAACCGGATTCCTGGTGCCGCTCAAGGCGAAGTCTGAAACCGACTTTGAACCGGCCGACCCGAAGGCTTTCCAGACTGATTTTGCGAACAAGCTTAACAAGATTCTCGAAAACCCAGAACTTGCGAAGAAGATGGGCGAAGTCAGCCGCAAGCGCGCCATCGACGTGTTCAGCTGGAAGTCAATCGCCCAGCAGACCTTCGACTTCTACCAGGAATGCATTGACCGCTATAAACGCGAAGGCAAGCGGTAG